The following coding sequences lie in one Musa acuminata AAA Group cultivar baxijiao chromosome BXJ3-1, Cavendish_Baxijiao_AAA, whole genome shotgun sequence genomic window:
- the LOC135629370 gene encoding uncharacterized protein LOC135629370 isoform X6, with protein MEDARSRSDGSSEQSADADVLGDRSRRGAPFADRLGDYAEIFADHAGSISIPFLDLPPALDGFDAAAPVRTRGAGFDYSDVFGGVDSGESAALHDELFAAPKLEETCSSKGRTTEEATCSQHMTREPKVTPEQSHGGRMTCQEGDRSSPNSTPSDICSTQFNVSYNKSSQGSKEGAMSGKTHITQLHAIPAFSFVVDTDTPFQTIGGDGPRNMLNEGVDNRKDQNKVLSASSGNISKSSENYLRADQKNTNRYPVSDNGHANASHHSHSFSHSISNGNVPPSDTVFFTASEFSLQTQPLRVPPPSRPSPRLYDKQELSKPRLSSSSKFGLDEVSFLKSIPKEKDFHVRQEVAKDNSPSFTDVQVDISSAAAASVAAVKEAMELAQAKLKRAKQLMERKHGILRNSRKLGHLESMKYKEQKLCQASPRREDFDEMLVASERRQEVTSTAKLTPCDEKKEKVKFTEEEGKASQVNDLKSSELLSGSAGKYNELVSSENHILIEEVSERKDFMRKTKIITMIGEIKQNESTNDTLACQTESNRNLQKDKAAPVVCVHEDNSNLEAHVSHTEEVEKPGEVHKLHIQEEVTKAPCAGEETLSSARSEKKMEPSYYCNLHYTHVDKEENSKLKSALGKSAAAKPQVQNYSKEIDITNIAPVPGKGEDKFNMASVTVVQEEMDIEVPYVSCVSKGEGRVAASKCTDSEKTRREEKQCDAENVNRSEGMMVVHEQERREELNMKQQTCLSAENEIRFKEDKEADELEEVLKKWKTSGRATTLEDQEKLIKATKAAFWLNYDGNNPKETQLELQQRDKKKDATPEPYNLENFEGQNKYERGFQVCGNEGIIEIQVEPHFMDKIFSINTIPIICNRPLHMALNAQPSNLSENEVNLSYSSLIATDRLPVASQKIILDTKKTEQKEKELMEKKGVQIKKPSRNLKEKEKERIQEQEEEKTRLLQEAIEREEKLVEEERTRLWEETKDRVTKLEEEKKQGRLLEEANERERKLKEEKERARLSEEAKEIEWQMEEEELAKLLEKGKDSIMKEEEEQAKLFKEAIMREMKVEMARVRSLEEAKERDRKEEEERAQLLEEAKKRERKLEEEERARLLEEANEWERGREKDRLAEERAIHEAHERAFTEARERAERMAVERITSEARQRALKEAQEKAKKTSCDALDKSLTEKASRDARLRAERAAVERATAEARERAIERALAVKVAADAREHAERYNATSRDTTRKENVTEECSNTRDKDGPLDAQFQSTSSLNSYQANSDSNYQQSSESALRCKARLERHQRIAERAAKALAEKNMRDVLAQREQAEKN; from the exons ATGGAGGACGCTCGGAGCCGAAGCGACGGCAGCTCTGAGCAGTCCGCCGACGCCGACGTCCTCGGCGATCGGTCCAGGCGTGGTGCCCCATTCGCTGATCGCCTGGGCGACTACGCCGAGATCTTTGCCGACCACGCTGGTTCGATCTCCATTCCGTTTCTCGATCTACCGCCGGCTCTGGACGGCTTCGATGCTGCTGCCCCTGTCCGGACCCGGGGCGCCGGCTTCGACTACTCCGATGTGTTCGGGGGTGTAGACTCTGGAGAGTCCGCCGCTCTGCACGATGAGCTCTTTGCGGCGCCTAAGCTGGAGGAGACTTGTTCTTCGAAAGGGAG GACTACAGAGGAAGCAACATGCAGCCAGCACATGACGAGAGAACCGAAAGTCACCCCAGAACAGTCACATGGGGGTCGTATGACTTGTCAAGAAGGTGATAGGTCCTCACCAAACTCCACTCCTTCAGATATTTGTTCCACACAATTCAATGTGTCATATAACAAGAGTAGCCAAGGAAGTAAAGAGGGTGCAATGAGTGGAAAAACACATATAACTCAACTTCATGCCATTCCTGCATTTAGCTTTGTTGTTGACACAGACACCCCCTTCCAGACTATTGGAGGTGACGGCCCTCGAAACATGTTAAATGAAGGAGTAGATAACAGGAAAGACCAAAATAAAGTTTTAAGTGCCTCTTCTGGCAATATTTCAAAGAGTTCAGAAAATTACTTGAGAGCAGATCAGAAGAATACCAATAGATATCCTGTTTCTGATAATGGGCATGCAAATGCAAGTCATCATTCACACTCTTTTAGTCATTCCATATCAAATGGGAATGTACCACCCTCTGATACTGTGTTTTTTACTGCATCTGAATTCAGTCTTCAGACACAACCATTGAGAGTGCCACCACCATCAAGGCCATCTCCTAGGTTATATGATAAGCAAGAACTCTCCAAACCAAGGTTGTCGTCAAGTTCAAAATTTGGCCTGGATGAAGTAAGCTTCCTAAAATCAATTCCTAAAGAAAAAGACTTCCATGTGCGTCAAGAGGTTGCCAAGGACAACTCTCCTAGCTTCACTGATGTGCAGGTCGATATTAGTTCAGCTGCTGCAGCTTCTGTTGCTGCTGTAAAAGAAGCAATGGAACTTGCTCAAGCTAAACTAAAAAGGGCAAAACAGTTGATGGAAAGAAAACATGGTATCCTTCGGAACAGCAGGAAGCTAGGTCACCTTGAAAGCATGAAATATAAAGAACAAAAACTGTGTCAAGCGTCACCGAGGCGTGAAGATTTTGATGAAATGCTAGTTGCTTCAGAGAGAAGACAGGAAGTTACAAGTACTGCCAAACTGACTCCATGTGAtgaaaagaaggaaaaagttAAATTTACCGAAGAGGAAGGAAAGGCAAGTCAAGTAAATGACTTGAAATCATCTGAATTGCTCAGTGGATCAGCAGGCAAATACAATGAGCTGGTGAGCAGTGAGAATCACATACTGATTGAAGAGGTATCTGAGAGGAAAGATTTTATGAGGAAAACAAAAATAATTACAATGATCGGTGAGATCAAACAAAATGAGAGCACAAATGATACACTGGCTTGTCAAACTGAAAGCAACAGGAACTTGCAGAAAGATAAGGCAGCACCTGTGGTTTGTGTACATGAAGACAATTCTAACTTAGAAGCTCATGTGTCTCATACGGAGGAAGTTGAGAAGCCAGGAGAGGTTCACAAACTCCACATACAAGAAGAGGTAACAAAAGCACCATGTGCAGGTGAAGAGACTCTTTCATCTGCAAGGAGTGAAAAGAAAATGGAACCTTCATATTACTGTAATCTTCACTATACTCATGTTGACAAAGAAGAAAACAGCAAACTGAAATCTGCTTTAGGGAAGTCAGCAGCTGCTAAACCTCAAGTTCAAAACTATTCAAAGGAAATTGACATCACTAACATAGCTCCTGTACCTGGTAAGGGTGAAGATAAGTTTAACATGGCCAGTGTCACTGTTGTGCAAGAAGAAATGGATATTGAAGTGCCTTATGTATCATGTGTATCAAAAGGGGAGGGAAGAGTAGCAGCTTCTAAGTGCACAGATTCTGAAAAGACAAGGAGAGaagaaaagcaatgtgatgccgaGAATGTAAATCGATCTGAAGGAATGATGGTAGTGCATGAGCAGGAAAGACGAGAGGAACTAAATATGAAACAGCAGACATGCTTATCTGCAGAAAATGAAATAAGATTTAAAGAAGATAAAGAAGCTGATGAACTTGAAGAGGTTCTGAAGAAATGGAAAACATCAGGAAGAGCAACAACACTTGAAGACCAAGAGAAGCTGATCAAAGCAACAAAAGCTGCCTTCTGGCTAAATTATGATGGAAATAATCCAAAAGAAACTCAGCTTGAACTGCAGCAAAGGGACAAGAAAAAAGATGCAACCCCAGAGCCATACAACCTGGAAAACTTTGAGGGACAGAATAAATATGAAAGAGGTTTTCAAGTTTGTGGAAATGAAGGTATTATAGAAATTCAAGTTGAGCCTCATTTTATGGATAAAATATTCTCCATAAATACAATTCCAATTATCTGCAACAGGCCTCTTCACATGGCTTTGAATGCCCAGCCATCTAATTTATCGGAAAATGAAGTTAACTTATCATATTCATCTCTAATTGCAACTGATAGACTTCCTGTGGCTTCTCAAAAGATTATTTTGGATACTAAGAAAAccgaacaaaaagaaaaagaattaatgGAGAAAAAAGGAGTACAGATAAAGAAACCATCaagaaatttaaaagaaaaagagaaggaaagaattcaAGAACAAGAGGAAGAGAAAACAAGGTTATTGCAAGAAGCAATTGAGAGAGAAGAAAAATTAGTAGAGGAAGAGAGAACAAGATTATGGGAAGAAACAAAAGACAGGGTAACAAAattggaagaagagaaaaagcaAGGAAGGCTACTAGAAGAAGCCAATGAGAGGGAAAGAAaattgaaagaagaaaaagaacgagCAAGGTTATCAGAAGAAGCAAAAGAGATTGAATGGCAAATGGAAGAAGAGGAGCTAGCAAAGTTGttagaaaaaggaaaagatagtataatgaaagaagaagaggagcaagcAAAGTTGTTCAAAGAAGCAATAATGAGGGAAATGAAAGTAGAAATGGCACGAGTAAGGTCATTAGAGGAAGCAAAGGAGAGAgataggaaagaagaagaggaacgaGCACAGTTATTAGAAGAAGCAAAAAAGAGGGAAAGGAAAttagaagaagaggagagggcAAGGTTATTAGAAGAAGCAAACGAGTgggagagaggaagagaaaagGACCGACTTGCCGAGGAAAGAGCAATCCATGAAGCACATGAAAGGGCATTTACTGAAGCCAGAGAAAGGGCAGAAAGGATGGCTGTAGAGAGGATTACTTCTGAGGCTCGGCAAAGAGCACTAAAGGAAGCCCAAGAAAAGGCAAAGAAGACCTCTTGTGATGCTCTGGACAAATCATTAACTGAGAAGGCTTCTAGAGATGCTAGGTTAAGGGCTGAGCGTGCTGCAGTTGAACGGGCCACTGCAGAAGCTCGTGAGCGTGCTATAGAAAGAGCACTTGCTGTAAAAGTTGCTGCAGATGCCAGAGAGCATGCTGAGAGATACAATGCTACTTCTAGAGACACAACAAGGAAAGAAAATGTGACGGAAGAGTGTTCAAATACCAGAGATAAG GATGGCCCACTTGATGCACAATTTCAAAGTACTAGTTCTTTGAACAGTTACCAAGCAAATTCAGATTCTAATTATCAACAGAGTA GTGAATCAGCTTTAAGGTGTAAAGCTAGACTAGAGAGGCATCAGAGAATAGCTGAACGTGCT GCCAAAGCTCTTGCAGAAAAGAACATGCGGGATGTTCTTGCACAAAGAGAGCAAGCTGAGAAAAAT TAG